ctgggagcgGTGGGCAACGGCACAGCGCCGATAACACTCAAGGATGAAATGACATTTCTGGGATGAGTTATGGCCCCAGAGACCAGCGCTCCCAAGAACCCATGAATCACCAGCTGCTTCCTTTGACGTCAGCCCCTGCACCCTCCTGCGGGGAACCTGACCTTCCTCCCCGCTGTTGCAACAACTTGGCCGAGGGGGAGGTCAGCCGCTCGCTGTGCCGGCAGCCAGGCCCCAGGAAACCCCTCACCTCCCCCAGCTCACCCACCAAGCCCCCGAGACATGATTTGGGTCCTACCTGCCATCCGGGAACggtcctgctgctccccaggacAGCTCCTCTCCAACACATGCAAGAAAAGAGACCTTGCATTGACGCTGGCGCAGCACAATTAGATGGAGGTGCTGGTAGGACCAGAAGGAAGCCAGAAGCTGCACCATCCCTTTCCCCAGTCTTTACCGGGGAAATCCCCACCGCAGCCGTGCTCCCGCTCGCCATCCAGTGCTGCAGCTCCACGCAGGTGTCATGCCCAGGTCCCTGCCAcggctctgccccagggctggtcTCCATCCACCCAGTCCCCATATGCCTGCACACGGTGGGAGGCAAAACCAGGAGGGTTGGAAAGCCCTGAGCCCCTgccggcagcccccagccccgcagcctggAGCTCGTGCCAAACACACCCCAAACACCGGCGGGTCTGCGGTGCCTGAGGAGAGTGGGTGAGACCCTCTGGCAAGGTGtgcagcccccggccccccgcagctccccccaCCTTGCTCTCCCCTGCCAGGGATGCAGCTGGAGCGCCCAGGCTGGGGGATGCAACACCAGGGACGAGGGTGGCAGGGAGATCCCCCCCCAGCGGCAAACCAGCGGGGACCACTGTTATCCCAGCCGGAGCAGCCGCTCCCAGGCACAAGGCCTCGGCACAAGGACACGCTGTTGTTTGCGAGAAGAACCAAAacagagcctgggcagagccACCCCTCTGGCTCCAGGCTGGGGGGGATGCAAGGGTACGAACCCCTCTGAGCcccctgggaggggacacgcAGGGACGGTCACGCTGTGCCGTGGCACGCAAGGCAAATGCTCCGGGCGGCCAGTCCCCAGAGCAGCGCACAGAGACATGCAGCCTGCTGGGAAGCTGTGCCAAAAAGGCATCGGGGACCCTCAGGAAGGTCAGGTTAAGTGGGACCCCGCCACCCCCGACCCTCACTGGCTCCCAACACCACCTCAGCATCTCCTCTGGACGTCCCTCGGGGGTCTCACGCCGTCactgtgctgctgggctgcccgCTGCGTCCGCTGAGCCTGTGAGAAGGGACAGCAGCCCTCCCGCGGCGCCGGGGATGGTGCCGGGGAGCAGCAGCGCTGCGCGGTGCCGCAGGCATCGGGGGCAGGATTCGGGTCCCAGCACCTACCTCGGGCACCGGGAAGGTGCCTCTCCGtcggggcaggagggagcatgGCTGGTCTCGCTGGCTGAGTCCGCGCGTGCTCCGGCACCACTTGCGTGCCTGGGGCAGGATGAGGCCCCAGCCACAGCTTGGACTTGCCTGGACCCACCCGGACCCTTGGCTGGTGATGCTGAGCCTGGCCCTGCCAagctgagggtgctgggggcaaGAGGGGAGCACGGCCGCATCCTGCACGCCAGCGAGGGGACACCCGGGAATTGGCACAGCCCCCCTCTGGGACAGGCGCCCAGCACCCTCCCACCCACaggacaggagagaaaaaacactGGGGGAGACAAAACAGCCACAAAAGCCCCCGCAGCACCCGCTGAGCCCCTGTCCCCCATGAAacgccccccatgtccccatgcaAAGTCACCACGCAGCTCCGTTTGCAACTTTTAGCTTAAAAATGTACATCCAGGCACTCAACGTACAAATATTTACAACTGTTTACAAATGTACAAAACCGGATCGAATGTAAACCAAAGGCGCCGGAGGCAGATTCGCTGGGACCCAAAGTCACCGGGGCCTGGGCACCCGTGGCacggcccccccagcccacgtGCGCTGTCCCTTGCACGCCCACGTGCACTGCCTGTCCTTTGCACACCCATGGGTGCTCGCTGCCCCTTGCACACCCAGCCCCATGGGCACTGTGCCCGTTGTGCATCCCACCAGCCCCGGGGCAAGGCTGGTGCACCCCAAGGCTGTCCCGAGCTGTCCCGTAAGGACCAAGGGAGCCCCCCCTACCCACCCCCAGACCAGCCACGTTGgagaaaattcccttttctgaaCCTGGTTCACTTTGTGGTGGCTGGAGCAAGAGGGAGGGGGCAGCGTCCCCCTGGGGAGGGGACTCTGTCAGGACGAACCCATCCCTCCCACTGTGGGGACCCTGCAGCATGGCtggggggagccgggggagcCAGGGGCACCCCCTGCTCCAAGGCTACCTTTGTTTCTATTTGGAGAGCGCAGATAAACCCGCAGCCCCCCCGTGCCCGCAGAGGTCACGCACTGAGCCAGCGATAAGATAACGGGCTCAAACGCAGCAAAAATAGgtccctgccctggccccttccccagcagcggCTGGGGGTCAGGTGGGGGTGGTCCTGCAGCAGGAGCCCCCGAGAACAGGctggatgtggggctgggggaaagggggctggggagctgccagggTTGGGGTTAGGCagaccctgctcctgccccagtgCCCCTCCATCACCCCCTGCCCACACACGTCAGCCCGCATCCATCTGCGCCAGCATCCTGCCTCGCCTTTTCGAGCATCCCCGGAGACCCCGGCCCCTGAGCCGGTCCAAGATAACCCTGAgagggcacggggggggggctgggggctgccccatCCCAGCGGCTCCCCCGGGACAACGAGAGGGGTCAGGATGGTGCCGGTGCCGTGGCCGGGGCTCGGCAGGCAGAGTTGGCCGCGGGAGGGTGTGAGTTCACGGCGGCCGCGTTGGGAGGGTGGATGGTGGTGCCGATGGTGTACTCGGCCGGCTGCGAGGGACAGACGCATGCAGGCAGTGAGTCAGGGGGACCTTGGCGAGACCCCAAGGCAcaccctgccccccaccccctgaaAACACTCCCCCATCTCTTACGTGGCGTCGGAAGAGCCTCTGCAGAAGGCTCCGCTTGGGGGGCTCAGGCAGTTGCCTCCAGTCCAGGTCGGGGGAGCGGGTCCCGTTGGGTCCGAACACATTGAGGTCCTTGAAGCACTCAGTCTCGATcatctggggggggggcgggcaggtCACCAGGGGGACAGGCATGGGCAGCCCCGGCggtgctgcaggagggcaggaCCGCACCCGTGCCCCGCACCCCCGGTACCTCATTCTGCCAGGGGATGGAGACGCTGCCCGTGGCAAACTTGGCGTAGAAATCGTTGTCGGTTTGGTCCAGGTTGACGCCCTTCACGGTCGAGAACTGCTCGATGTCCAGCACATCCTTGCAATAAACCgcccggggctgcgggaggcaGAGAGCCGTCAGCAGGGGGAGCGGGGCTCGCCCCCCCCGGTGGGTCCCCACCCCACTCCGGCCCCTTACGTCCGGCACGAAGGACGGCGTCATGATACCGGCCTCCAGGCGCTTGAAGTTGATGGTCCTGAAGAAGGGATGGCGCTTCACCTCGGCCGCCCCGTCAGCCCCGCAGCCCAGCCGCTGCTTGGGGTCCTTggccaggagctggggagggggacaggaggTCACGGCAGGGGAGTGGAGCCAGCCCTGGCCCCCGCGGGGACCAGCCGCTCCCCAGCTCACCATCTTGCAGATGGCCCGAGCATCCTCACTGAACTTGTCCGAGTACAGCTCCTGGTCCTCCTGCACCCgcttctccacctcctcccgCTTCACCCGCTCCTTGCGGGCGCGGAAGGGCGACTGCCCCTCGATCATCTCGTACACCAGGCAGCCCAGGCCCCACCAGTCGGGGCTGAAGGTGTACCGCTCGTTGTTGATCACCTCCGGGGCTGCGAGGCACGGCCCCAAACCCGTCAGCCATCAGGCACACCGCGacacagggaccccccgggcCAGCCTGGCCGGCGCAGCCCCCCACGCTCACCCATGTAGCCGACAGTGCCCACGCGGCCCCGGATGGTCTCGCCTTCAGGAATCTTGATAGCCAGCCCCAGGTCAGAGATCCTGATgtggcctggggcagggagggggttgAGGGCAGCATCCCAGGGAAGGGCCACCCCACGTCAtccccaaaacacagccagAGACCCCCCAGGAGGCACGTGGAGACCCATCTCCAAAGCCTAGAGCCAGATCCAGTAGCTCCCTCCTCACCATCATCATCCAGCAGGATGTTCTCTGGCTTCAGGTCCCTGCAGGGACAGACGGATGGACGGCTCAGCACGGAGCGATCCCACCCAgccgccccgccggccctgTGCCCACACCCCGCTCACCGGTAGACGATGCCCTCCTGGTGCAGGTGCTGGAGCCCGCAGCAGATCTCCGCCGCGTAGAAGACCACGCGCTCATCCTCGAAGCCGGGGTTGCCCATGTTGTAGATGTGGAACTTGAGGTCGCCGCCGTTCATGATGGTCAGCACCAGGCAGAGCGCGTCCTTCGTCTCGTAGGCGTACGCCAGGCTCACCTGCGTGCCCGCCCCGGCCGGTCAGTGCCGGTCCCGGCCCCCCGCGGCTCCCCGGACCCCAGGAGAGCACCACACGCACCACGAACCGGCTGTTGACCTTCTCCAGGATCTGCTTCTCATTCAGGGCCATCGCCTCCCCTTTCCGCTTCTTGATCCGCTTCTTCTCCAGCTTCTTGCAGGCGTACATCTTCCCCGTGGCCCGCACCTGACAGGCACACACCttgcgggggaggggggg
The sequence above is drawn from the Phalacrocorax carbo chromosome 24, bPhaCar2.1, whole genome shotgun sequence genome and encodes:
- the LOC135317146 gene encoding G protein-coupled receptor kinase 5-like, with amino-acid sequence MELENIVANTVLLKAREGGGGKRKGRSKKWREILRFPHISQCDELRKGLEPDYGSLCQKQPIGRLLFRQFCEMRPELLRCIRFLDAVADYELSPDEKRKEMGEEIIRRFLKQESPDFLPEVGQPHASRCLQDLQKSPCKDLFSSCLRPLHEYLSGDPFADYRDSMYFDRFLQWKYLERQSVTKDTFRQYRILGKGGFGEVCACQVRATGKMYACKKLEKKRIKKRKGEAMALNEKQILEKVNSRFVVSLAYAYETKDALCLVLTIMNGGDLKFHIYNMGNPGFEDERVVFYAAEICCGLQHLHQEGIVYRDLKPENILLDDDGHIRISDLGLAIKIPEGETIRGRVGTVGYMAPEVINNERYTFSPDWWGLGCLVYEMIEGQSPFRARKERVKREEVEKRVQEDQELYSDKFSEDARAICKMLLAKDPKQRLGCGADGAAEVKRHPFFRTINFKRLEAGIMTPSFVPDPRAVYCKDVLDIEQFSTVKGVNLDQTDNDFYAKFATGSVSIPWQNEMIETECFKDLNVFGPNGTRSPDLDWRQLPEPPKRSLLQRLFRRHPAEYTIGTTIHPPNAAAVNSHPPAANSACRAPATAPAPS